The DNA window CATCCGCTTTACACGCATCGCTGTCCTGCACCGACCGTTAAAAAATACTTGTTTTGACGCGACTGTTGCGTGAACCACTCACAATTTCACATTCTTTCAGGTATTCTTTTTTTCAGGAGGAAACAGTGATGACTCAAGACGGCTTATCAACCTGCCGTCGCTCCGATTTCGCACGAGCCGCTCTTGTTGAGACTGCAATCCGATTGCAGGCCGAGCATGGTTCGGTTGTAGCTGTGGAGTTTCTTATCTCAGCGAACCTGCGGCCCGAAGCGATAAATCGTGTCCTTTCCGAACCAAGTGAGAGACGGACAGCACCTTTTCGATAGCTATGGCGATGGATGCTTCCCAAGCGCCTGACCCGAGGAGGCCTTGCTCCGAGTGCTGATGTGGGTGGTTTATCGCACGATAATGTTGAACCAATTCAGCTAAGCTGGCCGTTTGCTGACTCGGAGAAACTTTCAAATGGGAACCCGCACAGACGTGCTTACCGGACAACATTTGCAAGTTGCACTCGTCTTCAAGAAAATGCTGGGGCTCGAAGAGGCAATAGCATATTTGCGTTCTGCTCGCGTTGAGCAACATCTAATTGACCGCGTACTTCTCAGCGATAATCATCGACACTTCCCATACCCCTCACAAAGTGATACCGGAATTAACGCGCGCAATGATTAGCCTATTGTGCTCTGCAGCAGGATTGGCACGCAGGAACGCGCAATCTCATTCCCTGCCATAGGGCTAACTACTGTGCGCTGCTGCGCCTCAAAAGTGCGCTGCCCACTTTCGTCATAGGATATGCTTCGCTAAAATTCGGAGATTTGGGCTGGCATATGTTCGAATACACCGTGGTGAGCTGCCGCCGTCGCAAATTTGTGCAGGCAGCGGTTGTGCAGGCCGTTACCAAATTGATGCATAAGATCAGCGAGCAGCGGGTGCTCAAGCTGCTTACCGATGAGCAGGTGCCGATCCATGTCATTGAGCGCGTCCTGTCACCGCTTGGTTATAGACGCGCGATGATCCATACGCGATTGCCGATGCCGAACCTGTCGATGCATTCCGGTTGGCTGCGCCTGACGCATGCCACGCCAGATCAAACCCTCGCTGCGATATGGCTTGGCCGATCCCATTTACTACAGCACAAAGACGGGTGAATTGCCATCCTAGGATATCTATAACGCCAGCGGCCTTGGTTTGCTTCGGGCGCGCCAATGCTACGGGATGGAATACGACTGCTGCGCCACGTGGAGTTCGCAGACCGCTTCGAGCTCGTAGGGCTGCGTGCTGATGCCCCCCTTTGCATCGTAGGGTACAACTTTTGGGACCAACCTTGGTACCGGCGCTGGAACCGACGCTATCCAGCAGTGTAGCTGGCGGAACATCTCCACCTTCAGCAACGCACTGAATATTGGTAACGCGTCAGACAAGATTGACGTTCAGGATGACAGTGATCTTGCCCACGTCTGCGCCCGCTTTTTGCCTTTCGTAGGACAGCAGCATGGGTTGCAACAAAGTGCTCGCTTCTGCATGGACAACGCCATGTTGTTTCAAATACTGCAGGTCTTGTTCCGCTACTTGAAAATGTTCAATTGAGTAGGGGACGTTCGCCTGGATGCAGCCAGCGGCGGCCAATTTTCGCAAGGTGCGACGACACTGATCGTCAACGCTCACATCGTCAACCCGAACCAATAGTGGTGCCGCTGGCTTCCTGTCGTGCCGTGACCGACGATTACGGGCGCCATCTGGTACCGGTCGCGGTAAGGCTGCGACCTCCCTCGGCTCTGCACTGGTATTGGTCCAACGGTGGGCGCTGTCAGCCCACTGCTCGCTTCGTTCATCGTCAGCCGTTTCGTGTCGCATAGTCACTCCTGCTGTATTGCCAACCTCTTCGGAAGCTAGCGCTACCATTTGTAGCTTGTGTTTCGCAACGCAGCAATTATGACATCTTAGTGACCAGGTGTGCAGTCTTGATAAGGCCGACTGGAGGCGCTTGAGCTTTGCGTCTGAAGTTGACACGTTGTGGAAATATTATGGCTCTACGATAGATGGCTGGTTTTCTTCCCATTTTGTTCGGAGCATCCATGACGTCTGTCCAGATCCACGTTCCCCTCACGATTACCGTATCGCTCGGCGACGCGACCATAACGCCCATCCCTGTGGCCTTGACCCAGGCCGGCCCGCTTTCTACCGGTGGCCTGGAACGCCTCGACATCGATCCCGATTACGCGGGGCGCCGTGGTTACGACCCGGATTTCCTGGGGGTGCCGGTACCACTGCCAGTCCTGGACGATGAACAACGCCGCAATGCGGCAAAAAATGCCCGTGCCAGGGAGGGGCAGGATCCGACCGTCCTGCCTTATCACCACTTCTCCATCGTCATGAACCGTCGCAGGCAACTGGCGTACTACACGGCAGTGAACATCGACGGTGCGCAGGCTAAACAGCCAAAGCGCGAACGTGATAGCTGGCACTTCGATCCGCGGATTGCCCAGTCCGAGCAGATCGGCGAGGCGCTCTACGCGCGTAATGCACTGGATCGCGGCCACTTGGTACGGCGCCTCGATCCCGCCTGGGGAGTGAGGCGCTACAGGCAAACAACGACACGTTCCACTTCACCAACTGCTCGCCGCAGCACGCCGATTTCAACCAGAGCAGTGAGACATGGCTAGGCATCGAGAATCACCTGCTCGGTATGGCAACGGGTCAGCGGCAACAGCTGACAGTGTTTACCGGGCCAGTCATGACGGACGAGGATCCCCTGTATCGCGGCGTACGCTTGCCTCGGCACTTCTGGAAGATCGCCGCATATCTTGGGGGCGACGACTCCCTGACCGTCTCGGCGTATCTGCTCGGCCAGGAAGGTTTACTCGATGGTCTGGAACGGTTCAATCCAGGTACGTGGCAGGTGCCGGTCGCGGAGATCATCGAGCGCACCGGGCTCGACTTCAGTCCGTTGTTGGCGGCGGCGGTCGCGCTGGATCGTGGACCGGGCTTGGAGGCAGCGGGGCAGGGTGGTCGTCGTCGTCTCGACTCCGTCAACGACATCGTTGCTATCTGAAGTGGGCGTGCAGAAGCTGCGTCCCGTGTACGCGCAAGCAAGTCGCCGGCTGGATCAGAAAGCCGGTACGCATGCGCAAACCCATGACCATATCGCGCGCCGCACGGTGCGGCTCCTTGATCCGGTGGTGACCGCCATGCGCGCCAGGCGATTGGTGCAATCGCCCTTGGTGGCGACGGCGTTCGATAACGACGTGGCGCAGGAACTGCGACAGCAGCCTGATGCTTGTCAATGGAGCAAGAAGGCGCAGACCCAGCTGGAACGGGTAGTCAACGATGCTGACTTTCTGCCAGTGTGGTTCCTGCAGCGCGGCGCCGATCTGCGGCGGACGGTCGCGCAGGTGCAAGCCCGATCACCAAGCGGCGTGCAAATGCATGGTACTGGCTTCCTGGTCGGGCCAGGTTTATTGCTGACCAATGCCCACGTACTGGACTGGTCCGATAACGGCGGCGAATCGCTCAATGACCTCGTACGTGAGTCGACGGTGGTATTCGATTTCGAGCAGCGTTTCGATGGTTCCTATGCGCCGATGGTCACTTTCCGTCTTGACCCAGATACGTTATTGCTGAGCAGCCCTTGGAACGAGCTCGATTTCGTGCTCGTGGCCCTGCAGCCTCACAGCGTCGATAGGCAGGCGGCAATCGCAGACTACGGTTTCAATCGCCTGACTGCAGAACTGGGCAAGGTCGCGCGGGGCGAGCCGATCTTCATCATCCAGCATCCGCTGGGAAAGGAAAAGCAGGTAGTGTTACATGGGAACCGCCTGATTGAGCGCGATGAAGCAACGACGGTGCTGGTGTACGAGGCAGACACGAACAGTGGCTCGTCCGGCGCGCCCGTGTACAACCGCCAGTGGGAAGTCGTGGCGTTGCACCATGCGCCGCAGATTGGTCGCAATCCAAACGGCGACGTGCTGGCGATCGACGGCAGTGTCTGGACCGAGGCGCATGGCGCAAGCTAGGTCAAGTTTTTGGCGCTCAACGAAGGCATCCGGATTAGCAGCCTGCTGTATCACCTTGAGAGACTGGCCAGCGGACATCGGCAGACAGGTAAGATCGCGGCGCCGCACCGCGTGACCTCGGACGGCGCGGTACGGTTGCAAGCGATGCTTCAGACAAAGCAAGCGCAGCAACCCTCCGCGCTGGTGCAGCCAGTGCCGGTAGCGGTCAAGACGCCGGTGCAGTCCGTACAGCCGGCGCGGCGATATCCTCAGCCCGACTGACTTTGTCTCAGATGTTGCGATGACGACATGCCAGCGGGCTAGGGATTTCGGTCTTACGAAGATTTACCAGGCTTTGCCGGGGTTCCTTGTGCTGCCTGTCCACCCTGTGCATTGCCTTTGAACGAAGCATGCTCGCCCTCTACATCGACCTGTGCGCTGCCATTGGCACCATCGCTCGACGACTGCATGCTGCCATGGTGCGTGCTGCCGTTGCCACGCTGCGCGCCGTCAAACTGGAACGGATCGCGGAAGTTTTTCAGGGATTCTTCCTGGCGGCGGACCGTACGATCGGTCTCGTCGGCAGCGGTACGTGCCACCTGGTCGGCCAAGGCTTGCGCGGTGCGGGTGGTCTCCTGCACATGCTGTTCCGTGACCTTGGCAAAGCTCACCTGGGAATCGGCTGCAACGCGCGAAATATGTTGCTGGTACGCGCGCAGCTTTTCGGAGGCAGGTTGGACGCGGGCTGCCGAGACGGAGATCAGATCGCTAGGGCGATCAGAGCTCAGGAGCTGGTGGCCCACGATAGTGCTTTCTTCGAGCAGCGTCTGACCTAACTGGATAGTGAGCTGGCACATCTCCTGGAAGGACAGCGACAGCGATTTGGACATGTCGTTCAGGAATGCGGCCTGTGCATTCAGGTGATTACGGACTGCCGGCGTGACGGATTGCAAGAACGGGAACATGGATGACCTCGTGAGGTGATTTTGCCAGTAGGTGACCCGCCATGATCACTCACTGGCAGGACAAGTTAGAGGCCACTAACTGCTGAGCGGCCGGTCGCCGCACTCGGTAGTGGAGTGCGAAGTGGACTACCGTATGCCCCGCATGTGACAGGCATTTGACAGGGACCGGACAAATTTTCATGCGAACAGCGCATTCATGGCGGCGGGCGAATTAGCGCGTGGCATCGACGCCGAACATATCGCCCAAGAAGCAATAGCGGTAGGACTCGTGTTCATCGACATTCGCCCCAATGAACCAGACCGAATGTTGGGAGAACGTCGCGACCGGAAACAGGTAAGAAGCGTCGATCGTACCGTTACTGATGTTGAGGCGCGCGCCTAGTACAAAATCGCAGGGACGTGGTGAGCGAAGGGTGATCTTCCAAGGGCGAGCGTGCTCTTCGTGTCGACAGCAAGACACTGCGACCCGAACGAATGCCGTCGATTACACGCAGCAGCCCTCGGCCTAGCCGTTTACGCCACGCACCGGCAGTGGGGACCCTCTTTTCGACCTGCGGCTCAAGCTGATCCTGCAGCGCAAAGATGGCAGCCTTGGTCCAGGCGGTGCGAGCTGTTCGCTCCAGTAGCGCTTTTGGATCGAACGAGCGCTGCTCTTGAACATCTGTGCTGCAGTTTGGCCAGTAGCGTTTGCTTAACGATCCTATTCTTCATCCTTGTGGCGGCGCTGCCAAGAGTAGCCCCGGTGTTTTCCCAGATGTATCGCCGATCGTATGGCGTCTTCGGTTTTTCGCGTGGAAGCTCTGCGCAGGCTGCTCACAAGAATATGATAACCTTACCGACTGCGATTGATTCGAGCTGTTGCTGAGCAGCTATTCGTGCTGTCCACAGTGCTGAGGCAATACCGAAAAATTGACCACTGGAATCGAACTCAAGAACCAGTTGCATTTGTCGGTACTTTTGACGGTACTTTTTGGCAAAACGATGTTTCTTGCGCTCTATAGTGCGATTCCGGTCAGCGGAACATGTGATCAGGTTATCGGGTCGCCGACAGGCAGGCAGTCGTCAGGCAACGTCGATCAGGGACGAGAGTCGCCGTGAAGGGAAGGGCGTGGGCTAGCAGTGCG is part of the Pseudoduganella lutea genome and encodes:
- a CDS encoding DNA/RNA non-specific endonuclease, which encodes MTSVQIHVPLTITVSLGDATITPIPVALTQAGPLSTGGLERLDIDPDYAGRRGYDPDFLGVPVPLPVLDDEQRRNAAKNARAREGQDPTVLPYHHFSIVMNRRRQLAYYTAVNIDGAQAKQPKRERDSWHFDPRIAQSEQIGEALYARNALDRGHLVRRLDPAWGVRRYRQTTTRSTSPTARRSTPISTRAVRHG
- a CDS encoding DNA/RNA non-specific endonuclease, whose product is MGSEALQANNDTFHFTNCSPQHADFNQSSETWLGIENHLLGMATGQRQQLTVFTGPVMTDEDPLYRGVRLPRHFWKIAAYLGGDDSLTVSAYLLGQEGLLDGLERFNPGTWQVPVAEIIERTGLDFSPLLAAAVALDRGPGLEAAGQGGRRRLDSVNDIVAI
- a CDS encoding trypsin-like serine peptidase encodes the protein MQKLRPVYAQASRRLDQKAGTHAQTHDHIARRTVRLLDPVVTAMRARRLVQSPLVATAFDNDVAQELRQQPDACQWSKKAQTQLERVVNDADFLPVWFLQRGADLRRTVAQVQARSPSGVQMHGTGFLVGPGLLLTNAHVLDWSDNGGESLNDLVRESTVVFDFEQRFDGSYAPMVTFRLDPDTLLLSSPWNELDFVLVALQPHSVDRQAAIADYGFNRLTAELGKVARGEPIFIIQHPLGKEKQVVLHGNRLIERDEATTVLVYEADTNSGSSGAPVYNRQWEVVALHHAPQIGRNPNGDVLAIDGSVWTEAHGAS
- the phaP gene encoding TIGR01841 family phasin (Members of this family are phasins (small proteins associated with inclusions such as PHA granules). Note that several different families of phasins have been named PhaP despite very little sequence similarity to each other.), with the protein product MFPFLQSVTPAVRNHLNAQAAFLNDMSKSLSLSFQEMCQLTIQLGQTLLEESTIVGHQLLSSDRPSDLISVSAARVQPASEKLRAYQQHISRVAADSQVSFAKVTEQHVQETTRTAQALADQVARTAADETDRTVRRQEESLKNFRDPFQFDGAQRGNGSTHHGSMQSSSDGANGSAQVDVEGEHASFKGNAQGGQAAQGTPAKPGKSS